In the genome of Pseudarthrobacter sp. IC2-21, one region contains:
- a CDS encoding ABC transporter ATP-binding protein: protein MTNPTLSAAGAGLAGTHLGTGLSIRHAVMELGDGDTRVRALDDVSLDVAPGEFLAIVGPSGSGKSSLLAIAGALASPDSGTVTVNGQDLSRLSQGKRAAFRLANIGFVFQSGNLIPALTAADQLRLVNRLAGGPKRFDPMALLDSVGMAHRAANRPGQLSGGERQRVGIARALVSGAKLLLVDEPTASLDRARSREVVELLARQSREHGVATVMVTHDHDVLGHCDRIVEMVDGRLGLPAPVS, encoded by the coding sequence ATGACCAACCCCACACTCTCAGCAGCCGGCGCAGGCCTGGCCGGCACGCATCTCGGCACAGGCCTGTCCATCCGCCACGCCGTGATGGAACTGGGCGACGGTGACACCCGGGTGAGAGCCCTGGATGACGTCAGCCTCGACGTTGCCCCCGGCGAGTTCCTGGCCATCGTCGGGCCGTCCGGTTCCGGCAAATCCTCGCTGCTCGCCATCGCCGGCGCCCTGGCTTCCCCGGATTCGGGGACGGTCACCGTCAACGGCCAGGACCTCTCCCGGTTGAGCCAGGGCAAACGCGCCGCGTTCCGGCTGGCCAACATAGGTTTCGTCTTCCAGTCCGGCAACCTCATCCCGGCGCTGACCGCGGCGGACCAGCTCCGGCTGGTCAACAGGCTTGCCGGCGGACCGAAGCGCTTCGATCCGATGGCGCTGCTGGACTCCGTCGGCATGGCCCACCGCGCCGCCAACCGCCCCGGCCAGCTTTCCGGCGGCGAACGGCAGCGTGTAGGCATCGCGCGGGCACTTGTCTCCGGAGCGAAACTGCTCCTGGTGGATGAGCCCACCGCATCCCTGGACCGGGCACGCAGCCGCGAAGTGGTGGAGCTCCTTGCACGGCAAAGCCGCGAACATGGCGTCGCCACCGTCATGGTCACCCACGACCATGACGTCCTGGGCCACTGCGACCGGATCGTAGAAATGGTGGACGGCCGTTTAGGGCTTCCCGCACCGGTCAGCTAA
- a CDS encoding ABC transporter permease, with product MFLALRELIFARGRFSLMGGVIALIAVLMVMLSGLSSGLVNDGVSGLKSMPVTAFAFDEGTKTDNAFSRSVIDDRQLSAWRGVEGVAAAEKMGVGMANATTDSGKQVDLTLFGVQPGSFLEPTRSEGAGLGDTDGVVVSSTAKAEGIDLGTVLTLDRIGTKLKVVGFTDGQATFGHVDVAYLPLRTWQLIASGQAAAGAPSAAQLSGLDFDTASVVAVQASPGAKVDLTAGDTAAGTSSKSLSAAFNASPGYEAETMTLSMIQVFLYAICALVVGAFFTVWTIQRKHEISVLRAMGASTGYLLRDGLAQAAILLVGFTALGVAAGLGLGSAMPEAMPFALEAAPIASATALTIGLGLLGAAVAVVRISRINPLNALGGQR from the coding sequence ATGTTCCTTGCACTCCGCGAACTCATCTTCGCGCGCGGCCGCTTCAGCCTGATGGGCGGTGTCATTGCGCTGATCGCCGTCCTCATGGTGATGCTCTCCGGCCTGTCCTCCGGCCTTGTCAATGACGGCGTGTCCGGCCTCAAGTCGATGCCGGTCACCGCCTTCGCCTTCGATGAAGGCACTAAGACCGATAACGCTTTCTCGCGCTCCGTCATCGATGACCGGCAGCTCAGCGCCTGGCGGGGCGTCGAGGGCGTGGCCGCCGCCGAGAAGATGGGCGTCGGCATGGCCAACGCAACCACCGATTCCGGGAAGCAGGTTGACCTCACGCTATTCGGCGTCCAGCCCGGATCCTTCCTGGAACCGACCCGTTCCGAAGGAGCCGGCCTCGGAGATACCGACGGCGTGGTGGTGTCCTCCACCGCCAAGGCCGAAGGCATCGACCTCGGAACGGTTCTGACGCTCGACCGGATCGGCACGAAGCTCAAGGTTGTCGGTTTCACCGACGGTCAGGCCACGTTCGGCCACGTCGATGTTGCGTATCTGCCCCTGAGGACCTGGCAGCTGATCGCCTCCGGTCAGGCGGCCGCCGGCGCTCCGAGCGCCGCGCAGCTGTCCGGACTCGATTTTGATACCGCCAGCGTGGTGGCCGTGCAGGCCAGCCCCGGCGCCAAGGTGGACCTCACCGCGGGCGATACCGCCGCCGGCACCTCCAGCAAGTCCCTCTCCGCGGCCTTCAATGCCTCACCCGGTTATGAAGCCGAAACCATGACCCTGAGCATGATCCAGGTGTTCCTCTACGCGATCTGCGCCCTGGTCGTGGGCGCGTTCTTCACCGTGTGGACGATCCAGCGCAAGCACGAAATCTCCGTATTGCGGGCCATGGGCGCGTCCACCGGCTACCTGCTGCGGGATGGACTGGCTCAGGCCGCGATCCTGCTGGTGGGATTCACGGCACTGGGCGTGGCTGCCGGGCTGGGCCTGGGCAGTGCCATGCCGGAAGCCATGCCGTTCGCTCTCGAGGCCGCACCCATCGCCAGCGCCACGGCCCTCACCATCGGCCTGGGCCTGCTGGGTGCCGCGGTGGCCGTGGTCCGAATTTCCCGGATCAACCCGCTCAATGCACTTGGAGGACAGCGATGA
- a CDS encoding DUF4397 domain-containing protein, with protein sequence MRRSIFTAGAGAVAIAAAMALAGPAQADGGDARLSVLHGVPGLTVDVWVNGARTLDDFAPGSLAGPLALPAGAYELAITAADAANASAPVIGPVSVTLAAGGNYTAVANLDATGKPAANFFTNDVSRIDAGKGKLTVRHLAAAPAVDVLAGGAPVVSNLANPAGQTLSLGPGTISAAVAATGTTAPVIGPADVTVSEGTHTIVYAWGSLADKNLQLAVQTIDGLHSAPAAVPGARDGSPEAAAASTGVPVSGSAGPLVVTIGFGALAAVLLLGGIGMARTIAELRAR encoded by the coding sequence ATGCGCAGAAGCATTTTCACGGCCGGAGCCGGAGCAGTGGCAATTGCAGCAGCAATGGCCCTGGCCGGCCCTGCCCAGGCCGACGGCGGGGACGCCCGGCTTTCAGTGCTGCACGGAGTGCCCGGACTGACGGTGGACGTCTGGGTCAACGGCGCCCGCACCCTGGATGATTTCGCCCCCGGCAGCCTTGCCGGCCCGCTGGCGCTGCCGGCCGGAGCCTACGAACTCGCCATCACCGCCGCCGACGCCGCCAATGCTTCGGCTCCCGTCATCGGTCCGGTCAGCGTGACCCTCGCCGCGGGCGGGAACTACACCGCGGTGGCCAACCTGGACGCCACCGGCAAGCCCGCCGCGAACTTCTTTACCAATGACGTCTCCCGGATTGACGCGGGCAAGGGAAAGCTGACCGTGCGGCACCTGGCCGCGGCCCCGGCCGTTGATGTGCTCGCGGGCGGCGCCCCTGTGGTGTCCAACCTGGCCAACCCCGCCGGGCAGACCCTCAGCCTGGGCCCGGGAACCATCTCAGCTGCGGTGGCAGCAACCGGCACCACCGCCCCGGTGATCGGGCCGGCAGATGTCACAGTCTCCGAGGGCACGCACACCATTGTCTACGCCTGGGGCAGCCTGGCGGACAAGAACCTCCAACTGGCCGTCCAGACGATCGACGGGCTGCACTCGGCGCCGGCCGCAGTACCGGGAGCCCGTGACGGCTCACCCGAGGCCGCAGCCGCCAGCACCGGCGTCCCGGTCAGCGGATCGGCCGGCCCGCTTGTGGTCACCATCGGATTCGGCGCTTTGGCGGCAGTCCTGCTCCTGGGAGGCATCGGAATGGCGCGCACCATTGCCGAGCTGCGGGCACGCTGA